CATTCTCATCTACTGCAATTGTACATGTACTGTACACAAGCGTCCCCCCTGGCTTAACTAGGGATTGAACCTTGCTCAGCAGCTCGCTTTGAAGAATGGATAAGCTTGTAATATCCTCATTGGTTTTGTTCCATTTGATCTCCGGCTTGCGGCGAATGACCCCTAGTCCAGAGCATGGAGCATCTAACAGGACAACATCACAAGATTGTTGAGGTAATTTATCCGCAAGCTCAATAGCATTGCTCGTCATCGTCTCTACACTCGATAAGCCCAAACGTTCCGCTTGCTGCTTAATTAGCGCTTCTTTATGAGGATGTACATCATTGGCAATGATCTTACCTTCATTACGCATAATTTCAGCTAAATGCGTTGTTTTTCCACCGGGAGCGGCACAGCAATCGAGCACTTGCATTCCTGGCTTCGGATCAGCAACCGCTGCAACGAGCATTGAGCTTTCGTCCTGAACGGAAATAAAGCCTTCCTTAAACCAATCAGAATGGACAAGGTTTCCTGCCTTAGTCGCAATAATACCAGATGGAGATAACGGAGAAGCAGCGACCTCCATCCCCGCATCCGTCATACCCGCTACAATCTGATCACGCGAACCACGTATAGGGTTAACACGTGCGGAAGCATGAGGATGCTCATTGTTAGCGGCACATATTTCTTCGGTCGCTTGCAAGCCGAATTCAGAAATCCAGCGCTCTACTAACCAAATCGGATGGCTATATACAAGAGAAACTCGCTCAGCCTCGGGCATGCCCTCTGGTAATGGGCTATCAAATCCATCACGCAGTAGCCCTCGTAGTACGCCATTCACAAGACCGCCAATTCCTGCATGACCACGCTTCTTAGCGATACGCACAGCTTCGTCCACTGCGGCATGAGCGGGCACGCGGGAAAGCCATCTCAGCTGATAATAGCTCATACGCAACAGGCTTCGCACCCAAGGCTCAACCTTCCTCGGCCACCCTTTTACTCGACTAGCTAGATCATAATCTATCGTGTTCAGTCGTTGAATGGTTCCATAGACTAATTCAGTTGCAAG
This portion of the Cohnella abietis genome encodes:
- the rsmB gene encoding 16S rRNA (cytosine(967)-C(5))-methyltransferase RsmB is translated as MNKPNRLPGGKPQGAREVAMSVLHNVEMKGAYSGLELNQALQASELSRPDAALATELVYGTIQRLNTIDYDLASRVKGWPRKVEPWVRSLLRMSYYQLRWLSRVPAHAAVDEAVRIAKKRGHAGIGGLVNGVLRGLLRDGFDSPLPEGMPEAERVSLVYSHPIWLVERWISEFGLQATEEICAANNEHPHASARVNPIRGSRDQIVAGMTDAGMEVAASPLSPSGIIATKAGNLVHSDWFKEGFISVQDESSMLVAAVADPKPGMQVLDCCAAPGGKTTHLAEIMRNEGKIIANDVHPHKEALIKQQAERLGLSSVETMTSNAIELADKLPQQSCDVVLLDAPCSGLGVIRRKPEIKWNKTNEDITSLSILQSELLSKVQSLVKPGGTLVYSTCTIAVDENENTIRRFLERFPEFTLDADWPNEVLAPLREKGYLPDAFTGMLQLLPQMFGSDGFFIARLRKQSL